The Bactrocera dorsalis isolate Fly_Bdor chromosome 2, ASM2337382v1, whole genome shotgun sequence region CGCATTCTTTTGTGAACTTAGGTGAGTTGTTAAAAATTAGGTCTACAGAACCAAGCTCCAGCTCATTTATAGTAAAACCggaatatatatctatataatctTATCAACAATTATCATCGATTAGCGATATTATTGTTCCGAAGTATTCAGTATACTTGTTAAATATTACACCATCGATGAGATGACTTCTCCACCAACTGCGAACGGTTTCGAAATTCATACAGCATATCCGAAACGAAAGTAATCTAAAGTAAAGTTTTGTTTCTGTAATAAGGCACCACCCTAAATTTAAGCTTAATTTCTCGAAACAGACATACAGTTGCGATCGAAAAAATAGCAACAGATTATTATACTGGAATGTTAGAACATATCTTACATTTTTTCTGATCTGACAGCAATCACTAGCAGTATGAACAGTTCATTACAAACTTAAGCGGTTCTTTTAGTTtgattacattttatattatgtgCCTACTTTTGCGCAGGTAAAAGGAAGCCATAAACTGAAATCATGAAATTTCTAagttgttccaaaaaaaaatattaccggCGAGGTGCTCTTATTTTGACCGCAGCTGTTCGTTACGGCGTACGTAATTAATGTAGGCATTGGCATTGGCATTGACTGAAATGAAATATGTCGATAAAAAGACAACATTTGATATTCAATATAAGGAATAATTGAAGCAACAAAGCAATTAACcgttttttgcttaattataTGTTCCTATACAATATACACAAGTGCATTTTTCGTGTCGGCCGAACACATAtgaatttcatttcaaattatCATCGTACAATTTGCGTTAGCAAAACTTTTGTTTGTGAATGAAACTTTCTCTCAATgcgaatttttaattatataataaaagagTTGGTGAATCAGCCTCTTATAAATTCCGtcatctaaaataattttaaagcgCTCGTGTGCGTACGCGCGTGTAAATATAATCTTTCATTATATAAGGAAGCAGATGACATCCTCTTAGTCATGcgaaaaatattctaataccGAGTGAGTCTCACATATTTAATATGGTAAGAGATGAGATGTAGATGAAAAATTTGTCAACAATTAGTTTAAATTAGTTGCTACAATTAATTTTGCAATGCACAAATCCAACCCTGAACTAATCAACTTTTAAGGTTATATCATTCatagaattataaaataaattataggaAAGCTCTCTAAATTAAGGTTTAAATTTATGTTACAATACATGAACTTTGAAACATTCTCGAAACGTCTGAGAACATTATGTAGTGATTCAAGAGTAACCTGGAAAACTTCTGTAAAATAAACttcacattttaataaaaaaattattattttgaggtATACGAGAAagttattttacttttcttagtttGTAAGTTGTGCGCACGTTTCGTTATCTGTTTCGTATGAAGGAGAAAACGTGGCAACAGGTAAAGTTTCACTGCAAAAAGAAGTGATTTTTCTTTGAACCATTTCCTTGAAAAGCCAATTACTTTAGTTCAATATACTatatccaaaataaaaattaattctataaaAGGATCAATTCGCATGACCTAAGATTTTCTATTACTTTCCCGACAACAGAACATAAAGTTTGCAGATAAAACCTAACAACAATAGAAACATGAGACTATCATATCCAGTGAACTCTTTATATCATTTGTTGAGTGAGAAGGTATAAACACAATGGAAAGAATATGTTACAatgatttgctttatttttttttttagttttggcaAAATCTTTTTCTAGTTACATTTTTCATTACAGTAAAAAATCACTTATTAACTACTGAAATTTGTCAGTATTCACAGTCGTTCATTCTTTCTCTAAGTAAGTACTGTAGTATCTTTTCCAGACTCAGTCTCAGTATCGGAGGCAGACCCATAAAGCAAAGGTTTGTCATACAAAGAATCCCAAGCTTTCATTTTCGGCGCTTCGGGTATTTGCATTACTTGCAGCGTCTGACTAATATTCAGACCGAAGTCAGGAtttgttttttcaattggtaGCCATACATTTGGCGCAATCTCGGGACAATTCGGATTTCCCAATTTAGCGAAAGTAGTCCATATGCCGATCATGCGTTGTATGGTAGCATATTCAGGCGTATTCTTCTCCAGTTTTTTGGATTCCTTCAAATAGAATAGATACGAGAGATCATCGCCATGTGCAGCGCCCTTCACACATTCATCGCCACAGAAACGTAAACGATGATGATTGAATGTAGGTGAATCGAAGTCGAATCGGTAGAGGTAAGTATTGGCTGTGGCATACTTCGTACGCGCAAGCGCGATGCGATGCACACCGTGCCAGAACATTTTATGCGAACAAAGCTGTGCATGAAAGCGAAATGTgaaagtttaattttatattatatgacTTTTCGGCATTACTCACATGTAAAAAATCAAAGGTGGGATCTAGTTTATTCTGTTTAGAAATTACTTCGTCTTTCTCCTTACCAAAGTAGAGATTTAGTATGCGTGTGCTCAATTCTTGAATGCGATTGCTCTCGTAAATATCTTTTAACTCAGCTAATAACAATAATTCCGGCGCTTTTTTCACGAGATCTACAATTTTTGGGAACTTTTTCACATGCTGATACATTATTAAACCCTCAAATGATGTGCCGCCCATGAGGAACGGTATGCCATTTCCCCAAGCCGACTTCAGCAGATTAATTGGCTCGGTTGGCAATACGCAATGTTCCGACTCATAGGGTTCAACTGTCGGTGTAAACGTTAGCCAGTGGAAAGATCGATTTTCCTCCTCACTAAGCAGCGAATGATCGACCAATTTGCTCGCAtccaaattttgcaaaaactccAATACTGGCTTGTCTTTGGCCTCGCCTTTATAACCATGATACGCAGCTAGTCGATAGCCCATATTTTCTGGCATGTTAGCCCAGTAGCTCAGTGCTGAACCGGACATTATGACCGCTTGTTGAAATAGGCCACGTGCCTGATCACTCAAGGACAAAATGTGTGCACATGTAGCGCCGGCGCTCTCACCGAAAACGGTAATATTATTACAATTGCCATTGAAATAGTAAATGTTTTTCTTGATCCACTTGAGCGCGAGCAGTTGATCCTTGATGGCAGCGTTGCCAGGAACATCAAGACTGCGGTCATTCAAGCTAAGGAAACCTAGAAGTAAAAGgaaagatatttgaaaataatttccatacgatcaaataaaaaagactTTTCATCAATATTACACATGGCTTCATCACAGAAATCTTGCACAAAGAAACTATTTTCACATACGGTGAATAATAATCTTTGCAAAAGCCACATACTTAAATCGTCGCACGTGACCGTTACTATCATTGTTATTTATGACAGTGTTGTTGTAACTGAAAGTGTACAGACATCACCAACCCCAGCAAAAAAGCAGGGGCAATCTATTACTCTTTGATCTCTCCGAAACTTTTTAGTTGTCACTTGGTTGCAAAGTCCGGGAGACTAAGGCGAAACTAAACTTTTAGCCCTTATTGCATCTAAAGTTTTTGCTCAGAGCTTGTGAACCTTGCAATAACTGATTTGTCAAGctgaaaatatatgtgtatgtattcgATAAATAAAACTTACCCAGCGAACAAAGACGataatttaaagaaacaaaTACAATATCTTCACGCATCAGATAATCGGGTCCGTGATGCTCGCGCGCAGCACGACCAGTCTGAAAGCCGCCACCATATAACCAAACCATGACCGGCATCTGCTTGGTAGCATCTATCTGCAGTTTGAAAAGAATGTACATTGTCAATTTCCTTCCAAAGCGCAACTATTGTCAATACTCACATGCTTGGTGAAGACATTCAGATAAAGACAATCTTCGCTGCCTTCTATTTCGCCGGTTTTTTGGTTCTTTTGTACCGGTTTGGGCGGACTTTGCGTGCCATCTAATATGTCGGTCCAATTTCCAAATGCCTGCGGTGCACGAAAACGTAATTCGCCAACTGGCGGCTTAGCATATGGTATGCCCTCAAAGCTATAGTAGGTCTCACCGTAGACTGCCTGGCGCTTGGCGCCGCGTATGCGTCCTTGCGGTAACTGCAGTTCCACTGTTTCTAAAATGCCAGAGCTGTGCGGTGCaaaaagcgaaacaaaaaattattattttaatttttgcaatctAATTATGTACCTAACTTTGTTGAAACTTACTCAGTTGCCATTTTCCGAATGTATGTTCGAAGAATTGTAACCGGAATTCTTTGGGTGCTCCGCTGAAATCGAGATAACATATTTCTTATtagcaaaatttcaattttttttggaatttattcgGTTTCATTtgtgtaaataatttcgaatttttgaatattcaaaaatataacaaatctAAGTGTGCAATTACATGTCAAGTGTACGCCGAGCGAGAATATAGTGTCGTTATAGCAACTGCAGTGTATCTTAAATACTTGACGTTCAAGCGTTCGCATCGTACAAGAGAATACGAGTATCTAATCAATATGTAGTTCTTCTTTTTGCATTATCAACCAGCTGATTGGGGGCAGTtcgaaatgtaaataaatatgtttgcacGCACTGTTATTCGTATGATATACTACATGTTAACAAAGACTATGCTAATCTGTCTTGCACTGTTATCATTTATACAGAGTGTCACACACAACTGCTTCTgcagtgaattgttttatttttgctgaGAACAATTATGATGAGTCAAATTCATATTTACCTTTGCTCTTTTTCATTGGGAATTTTTACAGTTATCAGAATgccttgatttttttttttacaatatgtaAGTATAACACATCTCATAAACTAGATCTTAATGGATTAGAGCAATAACATATTTGATAGCcttattaaactaaaaaactagCACTTAAAACATATACCACAcactgaattttaaaaatacaccAAAAATGGCTTGGCAAATCACTTGTGGCATGCGCTTACCTCAGTTAAACatccgaaaaaaatgttttcaatatataatgtattatgtatttattactGTTTACATTTTAAGAATATGATAATACTAAAATTGTTAAGTGACTGCAAATGACTAAGTTCGAATGTTATTGACAACGCACTAGTTGCAAAGTTTACAACAAacaatttctatatacatatgcatgcatatacatatactcaaaAGCTTGCAAAAGCTCTTGTTGAGTGTTCACTAGTAAAATGTGCTCACAAAAGCTCCCCATTCAATTTGTGAAAATcacaaataaatcaataactaacttAAAAGATGACAAACAGCATATTCTTGTTttctttaatacaatatatcatCTCTATATGTTACAGTGGTGGCAGGTAAATGAGGATAGCAAAAAATATACGttgttttcgcttttgttggatttctttgattttaaaattagttaaaatactAAACTTATGACCAAGAACAACTATTCCATTGTCCATCCTAAATGAATTAAATCTCTCTTCTTTCTTACCTCTTCCTTGGAGATAatcgatataatttttgctttaattactttaatttcgCTAAAAAGAAGTGCCTTGTTTCTAAGGTCTGCTTGTCTTATGTTTTCTTCCATTTCCTTCACCAAACTGGTTAGCTCATTCGGACGTATAATATGTAACTTTGTATTTACTTCGTTAACGATCTCTAATTCGTCGAGTTTGATCATGATGTTTCCTACTTCTTCAACTATTGGTGATACTTGTAGGAATTCTATAGCCAATTTCATGGTGattatcaaaaatgttattaTCGACATGGTCTGAAAATGTTTTGATTTATGGATTAAAGGGTTATATACCTCCTTAGtcgaagaaaaaaatgaaagtttggattttttttaggtatgtagaaattattttattacacgaatgtttttattttttgatagtaCATTTCATTAACAATGTGTCTgcgaaattttgtggaaaaatatcaaatagttCTTAAGGGGTGGCTGTTTCCCTTAGAGGCCTTTTTTTGGCAGAGCCTTGCGGTGACAATTCCCCAGTCAACAAGTCAACTGACACCATAAAAGTAAGCAAGTTTCATTAGTTTAGTGAAACTCCTTGTGCTTGAACgatcgtttttattattttttttttgttcacacGGGAacgttttatgcaaaaaatgaaCTTTTTGGTCACtagaaatttcactaaaaaatttatttcggcgaaaaaaaagtttctgcgTAAAAAGTCGATCATTCAAGCacagaaaaatttcattacgaacagttaaaaaaaatttaagaaattcggTTTAGTAGTTTTCCGCCAATCCATGTCACCGCaaaatcatttttcaaaaaacaccaTTTAGAGATATTCGCGTTTATAGTTTCAAGTGCAGTTTGGGGCCGCGAAGAGGCGCGTGGTTAGAagtgctgtaactttttttctactgctTGAATCATtatgaaaatttgagaaaaCGTTCTCAAGCAGTTGTTCTTTAAgataaagcaataacaaaaattcgatttttgaaattaaaaaaggtatataaccccttaacacTTTCACATACATCGTCATTATGTACTATTGTGATCTCTTCCATACCTACTCTATCAAATTTAAATGGCCTTTTTATGTTCTTCGTAGTTCTCTCTATAGCTATTTCTTTCGTGTATTATGACTGGTTTCTTCTGGTCTATTGTGATTTTTAAAATGGTTggatttatacaattttttgcctTATTGGGTGTACATTTTATGGTTAAGTGATGCGATCATAATAGTTACCTATAATGATCTGTATCCTCATTTCTGTTGAGAGGCTTGGATCTTCAATTCCTGTTAGTTTTTCCAACAAGGTTGAGTGCAGTCTCTCAATGGCTGCGTTACCTGtatggaaatttcgatttgttAAGTGTACTTCGACTCCTTCGCTATTTAAGAACTGATTCAACTATTTGGCCCGGAATTCGTTGTCCATGATGATCTTCTTCGGTTtcccaaattttgtgaaatgttCAATTATAATGACTTTCTTCGTTcagttatgtatatttatgctgCTGCAAATCTTGTTAGTTTATCAATAACTGTGACAAATTCCgcttttgaaaatgaaaaatgtccacatgtattatttcattttaaactgAAGGTGTCTTTGTTAGTCTAAACTTAGGCTTTATCGGTTTCCTGccatatttaatttgctttcacttttcgcAATTACCTATAAGTAGCTGTACATTTTCTCTAAATTTTGGATGGAATATTTTATCCTTAAGTGCATTGTAAGTTTCGTTCATTCCGCCATGCATTGACTCATTACTATAGTaaagttaaatttgtttatgcaGGTCTCCTACTTATAGAATTTTTGTTGCTCtttttggaatttaaattttataaattgtaaCTGCTTAAGTAAtagttaaattttgtaataatcgGCCTTCTCCACTTCGGAAAAAATACCCACTTTGCTTCTGTCAACATgtctttggaaaatattattcaatacgTTCTGCGTGTAGATAGGGTTCATCTCGATTACTTTCCTACCATGTATTGtttgaatttcagtttggggactTATGATTTGGGTCTTATATTTGTTgacaatttcttcttttataaaGAAATGTTCTAATAGTTCATCTTCGGCGGAATGTATTGTGTGTGACATTTCTAAATGGGATTCTTTATCACTGCCTTCGTTGATTTTTGGCAAGTTTTCAATtcggcttaaaaaatcgatactGAATTATTTTTCCCTTTCTCTTATTCAATTTCATAATTGAACTTTTGCAAAAtgctttttttcattaaaatttgatggCAGCCTTTGACTAGATAAAGAGTGCTAAGGTACTGCGCCTTCCCCAAATTGTCTAAGATTCCATCAATGTTTGGCAAAGGATATTTATCATCGATAGTTACTTGATTTAGTCTACAGTAATCGATTAATAACCGAAATTATTTCTCATGCTATCACATTGTTTTTGGTACTATTATAATAGGTGAACTATATTTACTCCTAATTTTCCGAATTGTACCTTATTTTTCTAGCTCCCTAATTTGCCTTATGGCTTCATTCTCATGTTTCGGAGGTAacctatatatatttgaatCCATTTGCTGATTTGTGATGGTTCTTATTTCACGGACCACCGTTTTTGTCTTTGTCAAggcatcttcttctttatacattaatttttcgtactttttttaagcaatttttcaacttttttcgttcatttgattttaaattatcaatttaatgttttgcattttactttCTTCCAATGCATATACATCTCGGATATCATTTGAATAAAACAGAATTTTAACACTATTTTTAAGTtcaattttcttgaaattattgaatataACATCGTCTCCTAGTAGAAGATCGTACGGTTTTTCAAAGTCTATTTTTAACCACTTCATTCTAGGATTTTGAGTGACTAGTGGGTATGGTGACAAAAACTgcgtatatgcatatacaagtatgtatctAATTCGAACAATATTCGAACAGCAGAGTAGAGTTGTAGAGACTTGACAAGTtaaacaaattgaattaaatttaaatacttttttatataaatgtttgaagattgtaaattgaattaaaataagtttcttttatgtaaaagttttaaactaataaatataaCTAATAAAAACTGCAAATGGGGACTCAACCGAGATGACAGCGTATGTGAGCAGTAcctgttgttttcttttttcccttcgactgcgccagttacAGTTTATACTCTGATCCGGATTTCAAGTTCAATATTCCCATATAGATTTTAAAGGCAATCACCGATCCATACGATTCGCTAATTCgttagtacatacacataatacacaaacacatatatgtacatatgaatattcaCTGAGGCAAATAGGCACAAGTAATTGCTTTGGAAACAAGAATCAGACTGACTCTGCCATCAGATCAGCAACTTAAGTCTGCTTTAATGAGTGGGTGTACGGCACATGCCAACAAACTCAAAACATGCCGAGTCTGCTGTTTTGGTCACGTACTGGTGGATCATGCGATGTTGTGCACAAATTGTAACGATTTAGACAAATCGtttgataaaataatataaagggtgattttttaagagcttgataacttttttaaaaaaaaaaacgcataaaatttgcaaaatctcatcggttctttatttgaaacgttagattggttcatgacatttactttttgaagataatttcatttaaatgttgaccgcggctgcgtcttaggtggtccattcggaaagtccaattttgggcaactttttcgagcatttcggccggaatagcccgaatttcttcggaaatgttgtcttccaaagctggaatagttgctggcttatttctgtagactttagacttgacgtagccccacaaaaaatagtctaaaggcgttaaatcgcatgatcttggtggccaacttacgggtccatttcttgagatgaattgttgtccgaagttttccctcaaaatggccatagaatcgcgagctgtatggcatgtagcgccatcttgttgaaaccacatgtcaaccaagttcagttcttccatttttggcaacaaaaagtttgttagcatcgaacgatagcgatcgccattcaccgtaacgttgcgtccaacagcatctttgaaaaaatacggtccaatgattccaccagcgtacaaaccacaccaaacagtgcatttttcgggatgcatgggcagttcttgaacggcttctggttgctcttcaccccaaatgcggcaattttgcttatttacgtagccattcaaccagaaatgagaaatgatatgtagaccataaatcggacgtaaagcgcgaaacacatttcgaaccgaacactgattttggtaataactaaaattcaatgatttgcaagcgttgctcgttagtaagtctattcatgatgaaatgtcaaagcatactgagcatctttctctttgacaccatgtctgaaatcccacgtgatctgtcaaatactaatgcatgaaaatcctaacctcaaaaaaatcacccgttacataacTCATTCGTTGGCAGCACTCCATTGTTTTCATAACTATACTcaaaaccacataacatcggtcAAGAATTTCCGTTTTTAAATGGTATCTGAATGAGTGTATTATTTAAAAGTGTCTGTATGTCCAACTTAATTATTCGTTGTTAATTGAGCCTTACCTTGCGTAGAGGaaaattttggttttgaaaaagaaagaataCTTGTATGTCGGCTTTATAAAACTTTGCATGATACTGAACTAGAGAGATTCATAATTGTGTATGTagcaaaataactaaaaataagtcACTCtaactaaaattatataccaaTCCTTAAAATACGGTGAAAAAcgaatttattaaacttttcagatttaattaaaattaatttagagtAATAATGATAACACACGCAGCCATACATATTATAGTATAAATTCATTGTCGAACTGAATATTCAATATAGTTGCTCCCTGTAAGTGAATAACTCATCTAGTGCGTTTAATTTAACAGTCTCCGGTAGCTCCATCATTTTCAAATCATAGCTAATATTCAAGGCCATATTCGGTTCAGAGTCTTTAAGTGGTGTCCAGCAAACTGGTTTGATTTCATCGCAATTCGGATCAGAGTTAGCGGCAAAAGTAGTTAGCATAGCAATTAGTCTTCGAATAGTCTTATATTCTGGCGAATCCAAGCCAACTTTCCAAGAGTCATTGGAGAAAAATGTGTACGATAAATCATCAGCATGAGACACACCACGCACCGGATCATTGCCACAATATTTAGCGCGATATAGATTAAAGTCGGGCGAGTCAAAATCGAAACGATAAACATACGTGGGTTGGCTAGCATATGCCAACCGTGCCAATACAGTGCGATGGATAtcgtgtaaaaatattttgtagccataaatctgaaaaatttttgacaaacaaGAAAGTATTCGAAATGCGGTAACTTTGTGGGTAAAGATCGATTTGTTAAACTTACATCCAGAAATTTGAATACTAAACGATCACTTGGCGTTTTGgcgccaaaaaacaattttaataatttttcgccCATTGCTTGCAGCTCTTCCGGTGTGTGCGCAGCCTTGGCATCCTCCGGCAAAATACGCTCTGGATCATTAATAAGTGTACGCATTATATGCGGAAACATTTTGAGACGCTGATACATATAGAGTCCTTCGAAAGAATTTGCACCAATAATCATCGGTATACGATTACTCCATGTATGTTTCAGCAGCTCAAATGGCCGTTGCGACAATACACAATTCTCACTGACATACGGTTCAATAACTGGTCCAAAAGCAAACATGTATAATTTTCTGCGTTCCTCTTCGTTGAGCAAAGAATGCTTCACCAATTTGTTCGGTTCTAATTGCTGCAGAAAGCTCAAAACTTCTGTATCATTATTGTCACCATTAAAGCCGTGAAATTTCGCTAATCTATAGGCCATATCAGTTTGTGGCATATTTGCCCAGTAACATAGCGCACTTCCCGACATAAGTATGACGCGTCGAAAGAGATCTTCTGACTGTGCACTAAGCGTAATCGCATGAGCGCTGGCAGCGCCGGCACTTTCGCCAAAAAGCGTTATATTATCGGGATCACCGTTGAAGTGACAAATGTACTGTTTCACCCATTTGAGTGCAAGCAGTTGGTCTTTCAGCGCAGCATTTCCCGGCACTTGTAGCGCTGGATCGGCGAGACTAAGGAAACCTTTGCCAAAACgttaaatttcttcttcttatttatttgaaGGTAAGCTTGCGTCAACTCACCCAAAGAACAAAGTCGATAATTGAACGTAATCAATACCACCCGCTCACTCATAAAATAGTCGGGACTGTAAACATTCGTTGTAGCTTCCCCTGTATAGAATGCGCCGCCGTAAATAAACACCAACACCGGCAAAGGTTGCTCTGATTGCAACTACATATTGCAGAATGcattagaaattaaataatgcacatttttattgcaccatttaaactttaaataggCGCTAATTGGTGAACCCACCTCTTTcgtataaacatttaaatataggCAATCCTCCGAGCCCTCCACACCGCCTGTGCGCGAGTTCTTTTGCA contains the following coding sequences:
- the LOC109579824 gene encoding esterase B1, translating into MSSTEIPQVALPLGVIQGKHCQTVYSHDYYSFEGIPYAKPPLGELRFKAPQPIEPWSGVKDCTQCASKPLQKNSRTGGVEGSEDCLYLNVYTKELQSEQPLPVLVFIYGGAFYTGEATTNVYSPDYFMSERVVLITFNYRLCSLGFLSLADPALQVPGNAALKDQLLALKWVKQYICHFNGDPDNITLFGESAGAASAHAITLSAQSEDLFRRVILMSGSALCYWANMPQTDMAYRLAKFHGFNGDNNDTEVLSFLQQLEPNKLVKHSLLNEEERRKLYMFAFGPVIEPYVSENCVLSQRPFELLKHTWSNRIPMIIGANSFEGLYMYQRLKMFPHIMRTLINDPERILPEDAKAAHTPEELQAMGEKLLKLFFGAKTPSDRLVFKFLDIYGYKIFLHDIHRTVLARLAYASQPTYVYRFDFDSPDFNLYRAKYCGNDPVRGVSHADDLSYTFFSNDSWKVGLDSPEYKTIRRLIAMLTTFAANSDPNCDEIKPVCWTPLKDSEPNMALNISYDLKMMELPETVKLNALDELFTYREQLY